In Methanobrevibacter oralis, a single genomic region encodes these proteins:
- a CDS encoding U32 family peptidase, which yields MVLSELLAPAGSYDVLVIAVNAGADAVYISGQKYGARAYAKNFTIEEIEKAIEYAHLNCVKVHVTVNTLINNFEIVEVMDYLFKLYQMGVDAVIVQDLGIIWLLKTLIPDLEVHASTQMGLNNYSSFNWAYENNIKRVVFPREADIEQIKKTSQNLQNDNINMDLEVFGHGALCYCVSGKCYMSSYNSGRSGNRGACAQPCRREYRLKYRGYNIGNGFLLSTHDLATYENLEAISNAGITSLKLEGRMKSGDYIGTIVNSYRNILDGNTGDYAKDLHLVFNRKFTNGYMMGDKPGDVMGRGSSGHEGLYIGDIAEINGTEVKIEIKNKKIPIILEAGDGIAFKYNGKIKGIYLENIIKQDENEIIIDTTRLVKVGSEVFISYSKSTHDSLKQFEKEEIKNNIALTLSLTWDENLSLFTKVEYYVDGELINFRHKCTSKFQKAKNKPLTKEKITKQLKKTGNTPFFIEQIKFNKMSNDLFIPISELNQIRREILKDATDLLKKHYIPTKKSVKHARKRLNEFYEKYQEESEIPKKRPKLSIFVDELSQIKAASGFDLKRIYYDVNCHYNNPKDYFENIADLLKEAALMSFESELVWVLSSFISDEDLVKCKEVVKKLESEGIIISIMGDFPGLADEFDCPIYGNHNLNVWNSFTVKNLKKTGFNGLILSSELSREEIKEIINKNECEDIALEMIVNGNLEVIVSKDDFSNLNDGKDFIIGNNADYAILEDKKRKKFKYKILFDYNKQSHIINKDCLCLIEEMSEIKEMGLDSLILDCRYSNEQYTTSILSIYNKSLSQVNDDELSKFKYQIMDFSQSYINKGNYIEGRLHEARK from the coding sequence ATGGTTTTATCGGAATTATTAGCTCCAGCTGGTTCATATGATGTTTTAGTAATTGCTGTTAATGCAGGAGCTGATGCTGTTTATATATCTGGACAAAAGTATGGTGCAAGAGCATATGCTAAAAACTTTACAATCGAAGAAATCGAAAAAGCTATTGAATATGCTCATTTAAATTGTGTTAAAGTCCATGTAACTGTAAATACATTAATAAATAACTTTGAAATTGTAGAAGTTATGGATTACTTATTTAAATTATATCAAATGGGAGTAGATGCTGTTATTGTACAAGATTTAGGAATAATTTGGCTTTTAAAAACATTAATTCCTGATTTAGAGGTTCATGCATCGACACAAATGGGATTAAATAATTATAGCTCCTTTAATTGGGCTTATGAAAACAATATTAAACGTGTAGTGTTTCCACGTGAAGCCGATATAGAACAAATTAAAAAAACATCCCAAAATCTTCAAAATGACAACATTAACATGGATCTAGAAGTATTTGGTCATGGGGCTTTATGTTATTGTGTTTCTGGTAAATGTTACATGTCCTCATACAATAGCGGGCGTAGTGGAAACAGAGGAGCATGTGCCCAACCATGCAGAAGAGAGTATCGTTTAAAATACAGAGGATACAACATTGGAAATGGATTTTTACTATCAACACATGATCTTGCCACTTATGAGAATTTAGAAGCTATTTCAAATGCAGGAATAACCTCTTTAAAACTAGAAGGCCGTATGAAATCTGGAGATTATATTGGAACAATTGTAAACAGTTATAGAAACATCTTAGATGGAAATACTGGAGATTATGCTAAAGATTTGCACCTTGTCTTTAATAGAAAATTTACAAATGGATATATGATGGGAGATAAACCTGGAGACGTTATGGGAAGAGGTAGTTCAGGACATGAAGGACTATACATTGGAGACATTGCAGAAATAAATGGAACTGAAGTTAAAATTGAAATTAAAAACAAAAAAATTCCAATCATATTAGAAGCAGGGGATGGAATTGCGTTTAAATACAATGGAAAAATTAAAGGAATATACTTAGAAAACATCATAAAACAAGATGAAAACGAAATTATTATAGACACTACACGTCTCGTAAAAGTAGGAAGTGAAGTATTTATAAGCTATTCTAAATCCACTCATGACTCATTAAAGCAATTTGAAAAAGAAGAAATTAAAAATAATATTGCTTTAACACTCTCCTTAACATGGGACGAAAATTTATCTCTGTTTACTAAAGTTGAATATTATGTCGATGGGGAATTAATTAATTTCAGACATAAATGCACATCTAAATTTCAAAAAGCTAAAAATAAACCACTAACTAAAGAAAAAATAACCAAGCAACTTAAAAAAACAGGTAACACTCCATTTTTTATTGAACAAATAAAATTTAACAAGATGAGTAATGACTTATTCATCCCAATTAGTGAATTAAACCAAATTAGACGTGAAATACTTAAAGATGCAACCGATTTATTAAAAAAACACTACATTCCAACTAAAAAATCGGTTAAACATGCACGTAAAAGATTAAATGAATTTTATGAAAAATATCAAGAAGAATCAGAGATTCCTAAAAAAAGACCAAAATTATCAATCTTTGTAGATGAGCTATCCCAAATTAAAGCAGCATCTGGATTTGATTTAAAAAGAATCTATTACGATGTAAATTGCCATTATAATAACCCTAAAGATTATTTTGAAAATATTGCAGATTTATTAAAAGAAGCAGCATTGATGAGTTTTGAAAGTGAACTTGTATGGGTATTATCCTCTTTTATCAGTGATGAAGATTTAGTTAAATGCAAAGAGGTTGTAAAAAAACTAGAAAGCGAAGGAATCATAATTTCTATAATGGGCGATTTTCCAGGGCTTGCAGATGAATTTGATTGCCCAATCTATGGAAATCATAATTTAAACGTGTGGAACTCATTTACAGTTAAAAATTTAAAAAAAACAGGATTTAATGGATTAATATTATCTTCAGAATTATCCAGAGAAGAAATCAAAGAAATAATCAATAAAAATGAATGCGAGGATATTGCACTTGAAATGATTGTTAATGGAAACTTAGAAGTTATTGTAAGTAAAGATGATTTTTCAAATCTTAATGATGGTAAAGATTTTATTATTGGAAATAATGCTGATTACGCAATATTAGAAGATAAAAAAAGGAAAAAATTCAAATATAAAATATTATTTGACTACAATAAGCAAAGTCACATCATTAACAAAGATTGTTTATGTTTAATTGAAGAGATGAGTGAAATTAAAGAAATGGGTCTTGATTCACTAATTTTAGATTGCAGATACTCTAATGAACAATACACAACAAGTATACTATCAATTTATAATAAAAGTTTATCACAGGTTAATGATGATGAATTAAGTAAATTCAAATATCAAATAATGGACTTTTCACAATCATATATCAATAAAGGCAATTATATTGAAGGCAGATTACACGAGGCTAGAAAATGA